The following coding sequences lie in one Populus trichocarpa isolate Nisqually-1 chromosome 14, P.trichocarpa_v4.1, whole genome shotgun sequence genomic window:
- the LOC18104937 gene encoding polyadenylate-binding protein RBP47 — protein sequence MQSSGSDSQTQQEQNQRQQPPPPPQQQQWIPIQYPAAAMVMQHQIIPPQHYGPPRPQHYLAAAYHQYQPHHHHLPHVQQHTQKQQREGSGENKTIWIGDLHHWMDENYLHSCFVSTGEIASIKVIRNKQTGLSEGYGFVEFLTHATAEKVLQNYGGILMPNTEQPFRLNWATFSTGDKRSDNAPDLSIFVGDLAADVTDSLLQETFVSKYPSVKAAKVVFDANTGRSKGYGFVRFGDDSERTQAMTEMNGVYCSSRPMRIGAATPRKSSGYQQQGGYGSNGASAQGFQSDGDSNNTTIFVGGLDPNVTDEDLKQPFSQYGEIVSVKIPVGKGCGFVQFANRDNAEEALQKLNGTVIGKQTVRLSWGRNPANKQFRADFGSPWNGAYYGGQVYDGYGYALPPPHDPSMYAAAAAAYGAYPIYGSHQQQVS from the exons atGCAATCCAGCGGTTCTGATTCACAGACACAGCAAGAGCAGAATCAACGGCAACAGCCGCCGCCTCCACCGCAGCAACAACAGTGGATACCTATACAGTACCCGGCGGCGGCTATGGTAATGCAGCATCAAATCATACCGCCTCAGCATTATGGACCGCCGCGTCCACAACACTACCTGGCTGCCGCGTACCACCAGTACCAGCCGCATCACCACCATCTCCCGCATGTACAACAACACACACAGAAGCAACAAAGAGAAGGGTCTGGGGAGAATAAAACTATATGGATTGGTGATCTCCATCACTGGATGGATGAAAATTATTTACATTCCTGCTTTGTTTCCACTGGCGag ATTGCTTCTATCAAGGTTATTCGCAATAAGCAGACAGGTTTGTCCGAGGGCTATGGATTTGTGGAATTTCTTACGCATGCCACAGCTGAGAAAGTTCTACAGAACTATGGTGGCATTTTGATGCCTAACACAGAACAGCCTTTTCGCCTCAATTGGGCAACATTTAGCACGGGTGATAAGCGATCAGATAATGCTCCTGATCTTTCTATATTTGTAGGAGATTTAGCTGCAGATGTTACCGATAGTTTGTTGCAGGAAACTTTTGTTAGCAAATATCCATCCGTTAAAGCTGCAAAAGTTGTATTTGACGCCAACACTGGCCGTTCAAAAGGTTATGGTTTTGTGAGGTTTGGAGATGATAGTGAAAGAACACAGGCAATGACTGAAATGAATGGTGTGTATTGTTCGAGCAGGCCTATGCGTATTGGTGCTGCTACTCCCAGGAAGTCCTCTGGATATCAGCAACAAG GTGGATATGGATCAAATGGTGCCTCTGCCCAAGGCTTCCAATCAGATGGTGATTCCAACAATACAACA ATATTTGTTGGAGGGCTTGACCCCAACGTCACTGATGAAGATCTCAAGCAGCCTTTCTCACAGTATGGTGAGATAGTGTCCGTTAAAATTCCAGTCGGTAAAGGATGTGGGTTTGTACAATTTGCCAACAG GGATAATGCTGAAGAAGCATTGCAGAAGTTGAATGGAACAGTAATTGGCAAGCAAACAGTGCGTCTTTCTTGGGGACGCAATCCAGCAAATAAGCAG TTTAGAGCAGATTTTGGTAGCCCATGGAATGGGGCATACTATGGAGGACAGGTTTATGATGGTTATGGATATGCTCTGCCACCGCCTCATGATCCAAGCATGTATGCTGCAGCAGCTGCGGCATATGGGGCTTACCCTATATATGGCAGCCACCAGCAGCAAGTAAGCTGA